The Siniperca chuatsi isolate FFG_IHB_CAS linkage group LG17, ASM2008510v1, whole genome shotgun sequence genomic sequence CTTGTTGGTATTATTAATGGTTGATCGGCTTAATGAGCTTACCAAGTGGCTTCTGCTTTTTTCACAGCATAAGCTTCTGCAGGCTGAATTGTAGGCCAGGACCAGAATCAATCAGAAGGATACTGCAGCCATACCTCAGGAGTAGTCTTCTGTGTACCACTTTGACAGAGTAGAGGAGGCAACTCCCTAGGTTGAAGCTGTGACCTAGAAGAGCTCAAGGGCCACAAATTCACACTTTAATATAGCTCTAAAACAtcaccaacaccaccaacaaTGGGTAACACCAGGAGCGGCGCTGTGTCCAAGGAGATCCTGGAAGACCTGAAACTCAACACCAAGTTCTCAGAGACTGAGATTGTTCAGTGGTACGAAAACTTCAAGAAGCAGTGTCCAACAGGGCGCATCTCGAAAGAAGAGTTTCAGAGCATCTACAGCAGGTTCTTCCCAGAAAGTGATGCCAATACGTATGCCCAGCATGTCTTCCGCTCCTTCGACACAAACGACGATGGCACACTGGACTTCAAGGAGTACATCATCGCTCTTCACATGACGTCAACAGGGAAGACCACCAGGAAACTGGAATGGGCCTTCTCGCTGTTTGACGTGGACAAGAATGGATACATCACCAAGTCAGAGGTCAAGGAAATCTGCACGGTGAGTTTTGGTGAAAGGGAAGTGATGTAGTAGCTTTGCAAACAACAGTTCTTGTAGTCTGCTCTCTGTTTGGCTTCTAAATGTTTAGGAATTGTCTGAAGGAACAGTTGAGTACTTTGAATATGGCAAATTCTTGCTAAGAGACAGCATAGACAacagtatcatctgcatagaaGTTGACTGTCCTGTACTGTATTTGTTAGTGGCTTCTAGACAAAGGTCTGACATTGGCAGGTTTTGCAGATCTCAGCAGTGGGTAAACTGGGTTTAAGGTGGTTTAGGTTCCTCTGTATACTTTTAAAATGGAATGTATTAAAAAATTTGGTTGAATGGATGGTTAAATTTATTGGTAGATGAAGGCGTTGatgaaaagtgagagaaaagggTGGGTGGATGATTGAATCAGAGGTTAGATAGTAAAAGGCATAAAGGGGAGATCACAGTGATTACTTCTGAAAGAAGCTATATGTACAATATTTATAGATAATTTAAAAGGCACATGGAGATCACAGGAGCATGTACTGATGAGGCATGTGATCATATTATCTCAAAAGATGTTGCCTTACTTGGACATACAActctttttaaatgtagatTCCCATTTTTTTGATCACATCCCCATTAGCACCCACTCACTCAATAATAGCACTGATTTCCCTGTCACCAAATTTAACTGTAGCATTGAAGGCTATTCTTCATCTCATGATCTTACCCTTGTTAggtattgttttttaaacacaggaTTAGACTTTAATTGATGCTGATAAACAGTTTTGGAGTGACGATGGGAGGATAtagttattaatatttatttctttactgCACACTACAAAGATAGCCAGACTATGTGTGGTTAAGAGACACTGAAAAATAGGGTTTAAGAAAAAAGCCAAATCCTTCTTCAGTATGACTGAATAAGACAATTTGTCACTGATTTGACAGCCtggccatttttttttcttttttctttaagcCTTGCAATTGCAGTGAAATGTGAGCTAATACTTTTCACAGCACTGCCAATCCTCCCGAGTTTTTTCCATATGTGATGAGATTATTCAATGTCTttgttgaaatgtaaaatgctgATATTGATGTTGAATTTTTTGGTGTTCCAGAAAGTAATATAGAAGTCACAGTTAAAAGAGTCAAAAAAGAGACAGGAACCCAAAACAACTATCAAAGtgctctttatttttttttgttttaactccAGTATAC encodes the following:
- the LOC122864841 gene encoding recoverin-like; translated protein: MGNTRSGAVSKEILEDLKLNTKFSETEIVQWYENFKKQCPTGRISKEEFQSIYSRFFPESDANTYAQHVFRSFDTNDDGTLDFKEYIIALHMTSTGKTTRKLEWAFSLFDVDKNGYITKSEVKEICTAIFKLIPKDEVEDLPDDENTADKRADKLWNFFEKGDNERVAEGEFIQGVLDNEDALRLIQYQPLK